Proteins encoded together in one Streptomyces sp. NA04227 window:
- a CDS encoding HU family DNA-binding protein, with translation MNKAQLVETIADKVGGRQQAAEAVDAVLDAIVRAVVGGDRVSVTGFGSFEKVDRPARYARNPQTGERVRVKKTSVPRFRAGQGFKDLVSGSKKLPKGGEVAVKKAPKGSLSGGTSTRTTAKAAAKKATAKKATAKKATTARKTAAKKATTARKTAAKKTTAKKATAKKTTAKKATAKKTTAKKTAPAKKATAKKAPARKTTARKTTAKKATTRRK, from the coding sequence GTGAACAAGGCGCAGCTCGTAGAAACGATTGCCGACAAGGTCGGCGGGCGTCAGCAGGCGGCCGAGGCCGTCGACGCCGTCCTCGACGCCATCGTCCGCGCCGTTGTCGGCGGAGACCGGGTCTCGGTCACCGGCTTCGGCTCGTTCGAGAAAGTCGACCGGCCCGCCCGCTACGCCCGTAACCCGCAGACCGGCGAGCGGGTGCGGGTCAAGAAGACCTCGGTGCCGCGGTTCCGCGCGGGCCAGGGCTTCAAGGATCTGGTGAGCGGCTCGAAGAAGCTGCCGAAGGGCGGCGAGGTCGCGGTCAAGAAGGCGCCCAAGGGCAGCCTTTCGGGCGGCACCAGCACCAGGACCACCGCCAAGGCGGCGGCCAAGAAGGCCACCGCGAAGAAGGCGACCGCCAAGAAGGCCACCACCGCACGCAAGACGGCGGCGAAGAAGGCCACCACCGCGCGGAAGACCGCGGCCAAGAAGACCACCGCCAAGAAGGCGACGGCGAAGAAGACCACGGCCAAGAAGGCGACGGCGAAGAAGACCACCGCCAAGAAGACCGCCCCGGCCAAGAAGGCGACCGCCAAGAAGGCGCCGGCCCGCAAGACGACCGCGCGCAAGACCACCGCCAAGAAGGCCACCACCCGCAGGAAGTAA
- the leuD gene encoding 3-isopropylmalate dehydratase small subunit, with amino-acid sequence MEAFTTHTGRAVPLRRSNVDTDQIIPAHWLKKVTRDGFEDGLFEAWRKDPEFVLNQPVHQGGTVLVAGPDFGTGSSREHAVWALQNYGFKAVISSRFADIFRGNSLKNGLLTVVLEQETVDALWELAERDPNAPVTVDLQDRQVRAEGVTADFELDENARWRLLNGLDDISITLRSEQDIADYETRRPAFKPRTLQL; translated from the coding sequence ATGGAAGCCTTCACCACGCACACCGGCCGGGCCGTCCCGCTGCGCCGCAGCAACGTCGACACCGACCAGATCATCCCCGCGCACTGGCTCAAGAAGGTCACCCGCGACGGATTCGAGGACGGGCTGTTCGAGGCCTGGCGCAAGGACCCCGAGTTCGTGCTCAACCAGCCTGTTCACCAGGGCGGGACCGTGCTGGTCGCCGGGCCCGACTTCGGTACGGGTTCCTCGCGCGAGCACGCCGTCTGGGCCCTGCAGAACTACGGTTTCAAGGCCGTCATCTCCTCCCGTTTCGCCGACATCTTCCGCGGCAACTCGCTGAAGAACGGCCTGCTCACGGTCGTTTTGGAGCAGGAAACCGTGGACGCCCTGTGGGAGCTGGCCGAGCGCGACCCGAACGCGCCGGTCACCGTGGACCTCCAGGACCGTCAGGTGCGCGCCGAGGGCGTCACCGCGGACTTCGAGCTCGACGAGAACGCCCGCTGGCGGCTGCTGAACGGCCTGGACGACATCAGCATCACGCTCCGCAGCGAGCAGGACATCGCCGACTACGAGACCCGGCGCCCGGCGTTCAAGCCGCGCACGCTCCAGCTCTGA
- the cofC gene encoding 2-phospho-L-lactate guanylyltransferase, which translates to MQWTLVVPLKPLGLAKSRLSTAATGPQRPRLALAFALDTVAAALACGPVRDVTVVTDDPLAGHELSRLGARIVADPPEGGLNAALRQGVREIRADRPAAAVAALNADLPALRPGELARVLHTAAAHDRAFVADAAHMGTTLLSALPGISLWPAFGMASRARHAASGAHEILLGDVESVRQDVDTEEDLRAALALGVGPHTREAAARLLMTE; encoded by the coding sequence GTGCAATGGACCCTGGTCGTCCCCCTGAAGCCGCTCGGGCTGGCCAAGAGCCGACTCTCCACGGCGGCCACCGGCCCTCAGCGCCCGCGCCTCGCGCTGGCCTTCGCGCTGGACACCGTGGCCGCGGCGCTGGCCTGTGGGCCGGTACGCGACGTGACGGTGGTGACCGACGACCCCCTCGCGGGCCACGAACTCTCCCGCCTCGGCGCGCGTATCGTCGCGGACCCGCCCGAGGGCGGTCTCAACGCGGCATTGCGGCAAGGGGTACGAGAGATACGCGCCGACCGCCCCGCGGCCGCCGTGGCCGCCCTCAACGCGGATCTACCGGCATTGCGCCCCGGGGAACTGGCCCGGGTTCTTCATACCGCCGCCGCGCACGATCGCGCATTTGTCGCCGACGCCGCGCACATGGGCACGACTTTGCTCAGCGCGCTTCCGGGGATTTCGCTGTGGCCCGCATTCGGCATGGCCTCCAGGGCGCGCCACGCGGCTTCCGGGGCGCACGAAATCCTGCTCGGTGACGTGGAATCCGTGCGCCAGGACGTGGACACGGAGGAAGACCTGCGCGCGGCACTCGCGCTCGGCGTCGGCCCGCACACCCGCGAGGCCGCCGCCCGACTGCTGATGACCGAATGA
- a CDS encoding NAD(P)H-dependent glycerol-3-phosphate dehydrogenase, protein MSASAKAAVFGTGSWGTAFGMVLADAGCDVTLWGRRPELAEAVNSTRSNPDYLPGVELPTNLRATTDPAEAARDADFTVLAVPSQTLRANLGAWRELLHPDTVLVSLMKGIELGSAMRMSEVIEDVTGAGAARIAVVSGPNLAREVAARMPAAAVVACREAAVAERLQSHCHTPYFRPYTITDVTGCELGGAVKNVIGLAVGIADGMGLGDNAKGSLITRGLAETTRLGLVMGADPLTFSGLAGLGDLVATCSSPLSRNHTFGTNLGKGMTLEETIAVTKQTAEGVKSCESVLDLARRHGVEMPITETVVSIVHEGKPPAVAVKELMSRSAKPERR, encoded by the coding sequence GTGAGCGCGAGCGCCAAAGCCGCGGTGTTCGGCACGGGTTCATGGGGTACGGCCTTCGGCATGGTCCTCGCCGACGCGGGCTGTGACGTCACCCTGTGGGGCCGCCGCCCCGAACTCGCCGAGGCCGTCAACTCCACCCGCAGCAACCCCGACTACCTCCCGGGCGTCGAACTCCCGACGAATCTGCGGGCGACCACGGATCCCGCCGAGGCCGCCCGGGACGCCGACTTCACGGTGCTCGCGGTGCCTTCGCAGACGCTGCGCGCCAACCTCGGTGCCTGGCGCGAACTGCTGCACCCGGACACCGTGCTCGTCTCCCTGATGAAGGGCATCGAACTCGGCTCCGCGATGCGGATGAGCGAGGTCATCGAGGACGTCACCGGGGCCGGGGCCGCGCGTATCGCCGTGGTCTCCGGGCCCAACCTGGCCCGCGAGGTGGCCGCCAGGATGCCCGCAGCCGCGGTGGTGGCCTGCCGTGAGGCCGCGGTGGCCGAACGGCTCCAGAGCCACTGCCACACGCCGTACTTCCGCCCGTACACCATCACCGACGTCACCGGCTGTGAACTCGGCGGCGCCGTCAAGAACGTGATCGGTCTGGCCGTGGGCATCGCGGACGGGATGGGGCTCGGCGACAACGCCAAGGGCTCGCTGATCACTCGCGGTCTCGCGGAGACCACCCGGCTCGGCCTGGTGATGGGCGCCGACCCGCTCACCTTCTCCGGACTCGCGGGCCTGGGCGACCTCGTGGCCACGTGTTCGTCGCCGCTGTCGCGCAACCACACCTTCGGGACGAACCTCGGCAAGGGCATGACCCTCGAGGAGACCATCGCCGTCACCAAACAGACGGCCGAGGGCGTCAAGTCCTGTGAATCCGTGCTGGATCTGGCCCGGCGGCACGGCGTCGAGATGCCGATCACGGAGACCGTCGTGAGCATCGTGCACGAGGGCAAGCCGCCCGCCGTCGCCGTGAAGGAGCTCATGTCGCGCAGCGCGAAGCCGGAACGGCGCTGA
- the ndgR gene encoding IclR family transcriptional regulator NdgR: MDNSSGVGVLDKAALVLSALESGPATLAGLVAATGLARPTAHRLAVALEHHRMVARDMQGRFILGPRLAELAAAAGEDRLLATAGPVLTHLRDVTGESAQLYRRQGDMRICVAAAERLSGLRDTVPVGSTLTMKAGSSAQILMAWEEPERLHRGLQGARFTATALSGVRRRGWAQSIGEREPGVASVSAPVRGPSNRVVAAVSVSGPIERLTRHPGRMHAQAVIDAAARLSEALRRNG; the protein is encoded by the coding sequence ATGGACAACTCTAGCGGCGTCGGCGTTCTCGACAAGGCAGCTCTGGTTCTGAGCGCCCTGGAGTCCGGTCCGGCCACCCTCGCCGGGCTGGTCGCGGCGACAGGGCTCGCACGACCCACGGCACATCGCCTTGCCGTGGCACTGGAACACCACCGGATGGTGGCGAGGGACATGCAGGGCAGGTTCATCCTGGGCCCGCGGCTGGCCGAACTGGCCGCCGCCGCGGGCGAGGACCGCCTGCTCGCCACGGCGGGCCCGGTGCTCACGCATCTGCGGGACGTCACCGGCGAGAGCGCGCAGCTCTACCGGCGCCAGGGCGACATGCGTATCTGCGTGGCCGCCGCCGAGCGGCTGTCCGGACTGCGGGACACCGTGCCCGTCGGTTCCACGCTCACCATGAAGGCCGGTTCCTCGGCACAGATCCTGATGGCCTGGGAGGAGCCCGAGCGGCTGCACCGCGGTCTGCAGGGTGCCCGTTTCACGGCGACCGCCCTGTCCGGGGTACGCCGCAGGGGCTGGGCCCAGTCGATCGGCGAGCGCGAGCCGGGTGTGGCCTCCGTCTCGGCGCCGGTGCGCGGGCCGTCCAACCGTGTGGTCGCCGCCGTCTCGGTCTCCGGACCGATCGAGCGCCTCACCCGTCACCCGGGCCGGATGCACGCCCAGGCCGTCATCGACGCGGCGGCCCGGCTCTCCGAGGCGCTGCGCCGCAACGGCTGA
- a CDS encoding 1-acyl-sn-glycerol-3-phosphate acyltransferase gives MSRRKIGFWYRLAAVICKPPLVVLVKRDWRGMENIPADGGFITAVNHNSLVDPFLYAHFQYNSGRVPRFMAKHSLFGKGFAGAFMRGTGQIPVYRESTDALSAFRAAIAAVDAGECVAFYPEGTLTRDPELWPMTAKSGAARVALQTKCPVIPVAQWGASEILPPYSKKLSLLPRKTHRVLAGPPVDLSRFHDKEMTPEILKEATEAIMASVTSLLEELRGEAAPPVAYDPRRERLAQRRVSESRKRRDTTRGPVGTGEAQ, from the coding sequence GTGTCCCGCCGCAAAATCGGCTTCTGGTACCGCCTTGCCGCGGTCATCTGCAAACCGCCGCTGGTGGTTCTGGTCAAGCGGGACTGGCGTGGAATGGAGAACATTCCGGCCGACGGCGGATTTATCACCGCGGTCAACCACAATTCCCTTGTGGACCCATTCCTCTATGCCCATTTCCAGTACAACAGTGGCCGTGTGCCCCGATTCATGGCCAAGCACAGTCTTTTCGGCAAGGGATTCGCGGGTGCCTTCATGCGGGGCACCGGACAGATCCCGGTGTACCGCGAGAGCACCGACGCGCTGAGCGCCTTTCGCGCCGCGATCGCCGCGGTGGACGCCGGGGAATGCGTGGCCTTCTATCCGGAGGGGACGCTCACCCGGGACCCCGAGCTGTGGCCGATGACCGCGAAGTCCGGTGCCGCCAGGGTCGCCCTGCAGACCAAGTGCCCCGTCATTCCGGTGGCCCAGTGGGGCGCGAGCGAAATTCTTCCGCCGTATTCCAAGAAGCTGAGCCTCCTGCCGCGTAAAACGCACAGGGTGCTCGCAGGACCCCCGGTCGACCTTTCGCGTTTCCACGACAAGGAAATGACCCCGGAGATCCTCAAGGAGGCGACCGAGGCCATCATGGCGTCGGTGACCTCGCTCCTGGAGGAACTGCGCGGCGAAGCGGCGCCGCCGGTGGCCTACGACCCGCGCCGGGAACGTCTGGCACAGCGCCGTGTGAGCGAGTCGAGGAAGCGGCGCGACACCACGCGCGGCCCGGTCGGTACGGGGGAAGCACAGTGA
- the leuC gene encoding 3-isopropylmalate dehydratase large subunit: MGRTLAEKVWDDHVVRRAEGEPDLLFIDLHLLHEVTSPQAFDGLRKNGRPVRRLDLTIATEDHNTPTLDIDKPIADPVSRAQLETLRKNCADFGVRLHPLGDVEQGVVHVVGPQLGLTQPGTTVVCGDSHTSTHGAFGALAFGIGTSQVEHVLATQTLPMARPRTMAITINGELPEAVTAKDLILAIIARIGTGGGQGYVLEYRGEAIEKLSMEARMTICNMSIEAGARAGMIAPDETTFAYLKGRAHAPEGADWDEAVAYWKTLRTDEDAAFDAEVVIEAAELAPFVTWGTNPGQGAPLSASVPDPASYEDASERFAAEKALEYMGLTAGQPLRDIRVDTVFVGSCTNGRIEDLRAAASIVEGRKIADGVRMLVVPGSARVGLQAVDEGLDRVFKEAGAEWRHAGCSMCLGMNPDQLAPGERSASTSNRNFEGRQGKGGRTHLVSPQVAAATAVLGHLASPADLTDARTTAGV, from the coding sequence ATGGGTAGGACACTCGCGGAGAAGGTCTGGGACGACCATGTCGTCCGGCGCGCCGAGGGCGAGCCCGACCTCCTCTTCATCGATCTTCACCTGCTGCACGAGGTGACCAGCCCGCAGGCCTTCGACGGGCTGCGCAAGAACGGCCGCCCGGTGCGCAGGCTCGACCTCACCATCGCGACCGAGGACCACAACACTCCCACGCTGGACATCGACAAGCCCATCGCGGACCCCGTCTCCCGCGCCCAGCTGGAGACGCTGCGCAAGAACTGCGCCGACTTCGGCGTACGGCTGCACCCGCTGGGCGACGTGGAACAGGGCGTTGTCCACGTAGTGGGCCCGCAACTGGGACTGACCCAGCCCGGCACCACCGTGGTCTGCGGCGACTCGCACACCTCCACCCACGGAGCCTTCGGCGCCCTCGCCTTCGGTATCGGCACCTCGCAGGTCGAGCACGTGCTCGCGACCCAGACGCTGCCGATGGCCCGCCCCAGGACCATGGCCATCACCATCAACGGCGAACTGCCCGAGGCCGTCACCGCCAAGGACCTGATCCTCGCCATCATCGCGCGGATCGGCACCGGCGGCGGCCAGGGCTACGTCCTGGAGTATCGCGGCGAGGCCATCGAGAAACTCTCGATGGAAGCCCGGATGACCATCTGCAACATGTCCATCGAGGCCGGTGCCCGGGCGGGCATGATCGCCCCGGACGAGACCACGTTCGCCTACCTGAAGGGCCGCGCGCACGCGCCCGAGGGCGCGGACTGGGACGAGGCAGTCGCGTACTGGAAGACGCTGCGCACCGACGAGGACGCCGCGTTCGACGCCGAGGTCGTCATCGAGGCCGCCGAACTGGCCCCGTTCGTCACCTGGGGCACCAACCCGGGCCAGGGCGCGCCGCTGTCGGCGAGCGTCCCCGATCCGGCTTCGTACGAGGACGCCTCGGAGCGCTTCGCCGCCGAAAAGGCCCTGGAATACATGGGGTTGACCGCCGGACAGCCGCTGCGCGACATCCGCGTCGACACCGTCTTCGTAGGTTCCTGCACCAACGGCCGTATCGAGGACCTGCGGGCCGCGGCCTCGATCGTCGAGGGCCGCAAAATCGCCGACGGCGTACGGATGCTGGTGGTGCCCGGCTCCGCGCGGGTGGGCCTGCAGGCCGTGGACGAGGGCCTGGACCGGGTCTTCAAGGAGGCCGGGGCCGAGTGGCGGCACGCGGGCTGCTCCATGTGCCTGGGCATGAACCCCGACCAACTCGCCCCGGGGGAGCGCTCGGCGTCCACCTCCAACCGCAACTTCGAGGGCCGGCAGGGCAAGGGCGGCCGTACGCACCTCGTCTCGCCGCAGGTGGCCGCCGCGACCGCGGTCCTGGGCCACCTGGCCTCGCCCGCCGACCTGACCGACGCCCGTACCACCGCCGGAGTCTGA